A stretch of the Carassius carassius chromosome 6, fCarCar2.1, whole genome shotgun sequence genome encodes the following:
- the LOC132142138 gene encoding T-cell surface antigen CD2-like has translation MIPGSSGQVIGFCRSLLDHQTPGTALVIIEISTKPCEQGTSCTIKLPAQNIPNEIIWTHLSSGDLISRKNGRIKVNSLNGTIEENGSLTLKSVTLNSTGKYKYTVYASDGTETSGQVEIKVYEKFPKPTVRLVCHHNGSSYLICEIPYSEDLTISWYNEKQIINDASEKQLFLTPAQIQESKLYSCHAKNPIREEQSESITSLCARELFGLDFWITVSILSGGGALLLLLSCFLVICVWRSFSQQKHQQDEDELRLRVFQDEAPNGTTRSKHTARGQPAPPIPQEDTSPQPPTQTQTQHKAQIRARPPPPPKDDEEYPPPLPNPRNKQHRKRNEEPY, from the exons ATGATTCCTGGATCAAGTGGCCAGGTCATAGGCTTCTGCaggagccttcttgatcatcagaCCCCCGGCACAGCACTG GTGATTATAGAGA TCTCAACAAAGCCATGCGAACAGGGAACGTCCTGCACCATTAAGCTGCCAGCACAAAACATACCTAATGAGATAATATGGACCCATCTCTCTAGTGGTGACTTGATTAGCAGGAAAAATGGAAGGATCAAGGTGAATTCTCTAAATGGAACAATAGAAGAAAATGGATCATTAACATTAAAAAGTGTTACTCTGAACAGCACCGGCAAATATAAATACACTGTTTATGCTAGTGACGGTACAGAGACTAGTGGCCAAGTGGAAATTAAAGTTTATG AAAAGTTCCCCAAACCTACTGTGAGGCTTGTCTGCCATCATAATGGAAGTTCATACCTAATATGTGAAATTCCATACAGTGAGGATCTGACTATATCCTGGTATAATGAAAAACAAATCATCAATGATGCAAGTGAAAAGCAACTGTTCTTGACACCTGCTCAAATACAGGAGAGTAAACTGTACTCATGCCATGCAAAAAATCCTATCAGGGAAGAACAAAGTGAGAGTATTACATCATTAT GTGCTCGTGAACTCTTTGGATTAGATTTCTGGATCACGGTGAGCATTTTATCAGGTGGAGGAGCCCTTCTGCTGCTGCTATCATGTTTTCTAGTCATCTGTGTGTGGCGAAGCTTTAGCCAACAAAAGCACCAACAAG ATGAAGATGAGCTCAGGCTGAGGGTTTTTCAAGATGAAGCTCCTAACGGTACAACCAGATCCAAACACACTGCTAGGGGGCAACCGGCACCCCCCATCCCGCAAGAAGACACATCTCCACAACCCCCAACACAAACCCAGACTCAACACAAAGCCCAGATCCGCGCTAGACCTCCACCACCACCTAAGGACGATGAGGAATATCCTCCTCCCTTACCTAACCCTAGAAATAAACAACACCGCAAGAGAAATGAAGAGCCGTACTGA